CGGCACCCACAGCCCGTGCGGCAGCGCCGCGCGCATCAGCTGGTCGAGGTTCACCCCGGCGTCCACGTCGACCACACCGCTGTCCGGGTCGATCGAGTGGATCCGGTTCAGCGCGGTCATGTCGATCACCAGGCCGCCGGCGTTCTGCGCCGGGTCGCCGTAGGAGCGGCCAAGGCCACGTGCGATCACTCCGCGGCCGCCCGCCTGGGCAACCGCCTTGGCGATCAGGTCGGCATCGGGCGTGCTCAGCACTTCGGCGACGGTCGGCGCGGTGCGCCCCCAGCCGGTCAGTGTCCGCCGCTCGGTCTGGAGTTTCGGGCTCGGATGGCTCACCCGGACCAGGGTAGCCACCGCCCCATCACGGGCCTTTAACCAACCGCTTCTACACTGGCTGCCGTCAATGACCCCAGGTCGATGAGGTAGCGCGGTGGTGGCAACCGAGCCAGAGGCGGTCCCGGACCGATCGGCCACGCCCGGATTACTGGGCCAGCTCGTCCGGTTCGTACTGATCGGCGGCTTCTGCGCGCTGGTCGACTCCGGGCTCTACTGGCTGCTGCTGCAAGCCGGGACCTGGGTGCATCTGGCGAAGGCCGTGAGCTTCATCGCGGGCACCACCACCGCGTACTTCCTGAACCGCCGGTTCACCTTCAACGCCGGCAGCACCGGCGGAGCCGG
The genomic region above belongs to Amycolatopsis sp. YIM 10 and contains:
- a CDS encoding GtrA family protein; the protein is MVATEPEAVPDRSATPGLLGQLVRFVLIGGFCALVDSGLYWLLLQAGTWVHLAKAVSFIAGTTTAYFLNRRFTFNAGSTGGAGQVGGFVLLYTVTFFVNVGANALALSLLPDFRWRVALAWVIAQGMATTINFVMLKWVVFREKS